GTTCCGGCAACGTGAGTTCCTGCCCCGGTTTCAGGGCGCGCAGGCGCGGCGTGAGGCGCACCAGATCGGTGCTGAAAGCGTAGACCTCGACGCGACGCGCCGTGAGTTGCAGGGCGTAGGCGAAGTGCAGCAGGCGCTGGGCATCCTCCCCCATGCTGCGGCTGCCGTCCAGCACGATCAGGAAGCGTGGGGCGTGGCGCGGGCGGCCCAGCCAGTGCAGCGTCACCGGGTCACCGGCGGTGCGGGCCGCGCGGCGGACGGTGCGCCGGGCATCCAGTTTGCGGCCGGTAGGACGCGGCACCAACCTGCGGGCATGGCCGAGTTGCACCGCCTGCACGAGTTGGCGGGCGGCCCGCAGCAGAGGCGGCAGGTCGGCCGGCGTTCCGGTGACTGCGCCCCCCTGTCCAGCATGCGGGCTGAGACGCGCCAACAGGGTCAAGTCCGTTTCGGGTGCGTCCGGGTCGTCGTGGGCCTGGCCCTCCGCCGTGCCGGGCAGGGCCTCGGCCTCCAGCTGCTCGCCGCCTCGGTTGCGCGGGGACGTGGTTTTCTGGCCTTCCTGTGCCTCTCCGGCGGGAGCAGTGGCTTCCTGTGGCGGGCCGCCCGGTATCTGTGGCAGCAGGGGCGGCAGGGGTGGGTAGTCCAGCAGCCGGAAACGGAAGAAAGCGTCAAACTCCGCGTCGAAAAGGCGGCCCTGCTCCGGGGACGTGCTGAAAATGGCCCGCCAGGCGTCCCTAACCTCGTGCATGTTCAGGATGTTCACGGCCCCCAGCGCCCGCAGGGCGTCCGCCACTTCGCCCGGCCCCAGCAGAAAGCCGTGGCTCAGGCGCAACCTGGCGGCGAAGTCCGGCAGGTGCGCGGCCAGGTCACCCACCACGTCAGGCCGCCCCATTAGCCCCTTTCCATCAGCGGGAGACTTGTTTCTCCAGCACGGGCTGCGCCAGTTGCCAGTCCTCGCGGAGTTTCAGCACGGTGCCCAGCGTGGTGCGCAGGGCGTCCAGGTCAAGGTGATCGCGGTGCAGCACCACCAGGGCCTGCGCCCAGTCCAGCGTTTCGGCCACGCCCGGCGGTTTACTCAGCGGCAGCTCGCGCAGCGTATGTACGGCGTCGGTGACCTGCCGCGCCAGGTTCTGGCTGATGCCGGGCAGCCTGGCCTGCACGATCTCCAGTTCGGCGGCGCGGGTGGGGTACTCGACCCACTGGTACAGGCAGCGGCGGCGCAGCGCGTCACTCAGTTCACGCGAGCGGTTGCTGGTCAGCAGGACGTGCGGGCGCGACACGGCCTGGAGGGTGCCCAGTTCCGGCACGGTCACCTGCCACTCGGCCAGCAGTTCCAGCAAGAACGCCTCAAAGGCGTCGTCGGCGCGGTCGACCTCGTCGATCAGCAGCACTGGCGGCGTGGGCTGGCTGATGGCCTGCAACAGCGGCCGGCGCATCAGGAATTTCTCGCTGTAGAGCGCGGCGTCATCGATGTCCTGGTTCAGGGCCTCGGCGGCGCGGATGTGCAGCAGTTGCCGGGCGTAATTCCACTCGTACAGAGCCGATTGCGCGTCCAGCCCCTCGTAGCACTGCAGGCGAATCAGCGGCGTTCCCAGCACCGCCGCCAGCGTCTTGGCCGCTTCAGTCTTGCCTACGCCGGCCGGGCCTTCGAGCAGCAGCGGTTTGCCCAGGGCCTCCACCAGCCGCAGTGCCGTGCTCAACGCGGGCGACGCCACGTAGCCGCGTTCAAGGAATGACTGCTGGAGGGCCTGCGCTTCCGGAATGTCTTTCATGGCTCTCCCCTGTCACAACAACGTAAGTTCAGGGCGTGTACCCTGGGGGTATGTTGTCCATTCTGTTGCTCTTCGCCTGCCTGCTGGCCGTGGTGATCTCCGGCGT
The Deinococcus fonticola genome window above contains:
- a CDS encoding vWA domain-containing protein, whose amino-acid sequence is MGRPDVVGDLAAHLPDFAARLRLSHGFLLGPGEVADALRALGAVNILNMHEVRDAWRAIFSTSPEQGRLFDAEFDAFFRFRLLDYPPLPPLLPQIPGGPPQEATAPAGEAQEGQKTTSPRNRGGEQLEAEALPGTAEGQAHDDPDAPETDLTLLARLSPHAGQGGAVTGTPADLPPLLRAARQLVQAVQLGHARRLVPRPTGRKLDARRTVRRAARTAGDPVTLHWLGRPRHAPRFLIVLDGSRSMGEDAQRLLHFAYALQLTARRVEVYAFSTDLVRLTPRLRALKPGQELTLPELGAAWGGGTRIGENLLKLARQERARVGRETAVFILSDGLDTGEPELVRRALRDLSRRAGLTVWLSPLAGVPNYQPIQRAVAAALPSLDALLPAASTADLLALPRRLKNS
- a CDS encoding AAA family ATPase, which codes for MKDIPEAQALQQSFLERGYVASPALSTALRLVEALGKPLLLEGPAGVGKTEAAKTLAAVLGTPLIRLQCYEGLDAQSALYEWNYARQLLHIRAAEALNQDIDDAALYSEKFLMRRPLLQAISQPTPPVLLIDEVDRADDAFEAFLLELLAEWQVTVPELGTLQAVSRPHVLLTSNRSRELSDALRRRCLYQWVEYPTRAAELEIVQARLPGISQNLARQVTDAVHTLRELPLSKPPGVAETLDWAQALVVLHRDHLDLDALRTTLGTVLKLREDWQLAQPVLEKQVSR